One Chryseobacterium sp. StRB126 genomic region harbors:
- a CDS encoding response regulator transcription factor: MIKVAITDDHPLLLEGLKNILDNNNNINVVECFKNVSEMNAGLKKQAVDILLLDINLADINSIELIKPLKKKYGNLQIIMLSVHNELPVINSTLAEGALGYIQKNASVSEILEGINTVYAGNQFLCSQTRSVLEKKSPEGLNQVPKLTRREKEILAEAAKGLTTNQMAEKLFISPHTVESHRKNLIEKFQTSNLSSAIKLAIEYGLIIE; encoded by the coding sequence ATGATAAAAGTAGCCATAACAGACGATCATCCGCTTCTATTGGAAGGGTTGAAAAATATTTTAGATAATAACAATAACATAAACGTTGTAGAGTGTTTCAAAAATGTTTCGGAAATGAATGCAGGTTTGAAAAAACAAGCTGTCGACATTTTATTATTAGATATCAATTTAGCAGATATCAACAGTATTGAGCTTATAAAGCCTTTAAAGAAAAAATACGGGAACCTTCAGATCATTATGCTTAGTGTTCACAATGAACTACCTGTCATCAATAGTACTTTGGCCGAAGGTGCTTTGGGATACATTCAAAAAAATGCTTCTGTTTCTGAAATTCTGGAAGGAATTAATACCGTTTATGCTGGTAACCAGTTTTTATGCTCACAAACCCGCTCTGTTTTGGAAAAAAAATCACCAGAAGGCTTGAATCAGGTTCCTAAGCTGACACGAAGAGAAAAAGAAATTCTGGCTGAAGCTGCAAAAGGATTAACTACCAATCAGATGGCCGAAAAGCTGTTCATCAGCCCGCACACCGTAGAAAGCCACCGAAAAAATCTTATTGAAAAATTTCAGACCTCCAATCTTAGTTCTGCCATTAAACTGGCCATAGAATACGGTTTGATTATCGAATAA